A single region of the Sorghum bicolor cultivar BTx623 chromosome 7, Sorghum_bicolor_NCBIv3, whole genome shotgun sequence genome encodes:
- the LOC8057820 gene encoding 60S ribosomal protein L10a isoform X2, whose protein sequence is MSKLQSEVLKDAISQIVGDAKEKNRKFTETVELQIGLKNYDPQKDKRFSGSVKLPHIPRPKMKVCMLGDAQHVEEAEKMGLDYMDVESLKKMNKNKKLVKKLAKKYHAFLASEAIIKQIPRLLGPGLNKAGKFPTLVTHQESLESKVNETKATVKFQLKKVLCMGVAVGNLSMEEKQIQQNIQMSVNFLVSLLKKNWQNVRCLYVKSTMGKPYRVF, encoded by the exons ATGAG TAAGTTGCAGTCTGAGGTTCTCAAGGATGCCATCTCCCAAATCGTTGGGGATGCCAAGGAGAAGAATAGGAAGTTCACCGAGACTGTTGAACTTCAGATTGGTCTGAAGAATTATGATCCACAGAAGGACAAGCGTTTCAGTGGCTCTGTTAAGTTGCCCCACATCCCTCGTCCAAAGATGAAGGTGTGCATGCTTGGTGATGCCCAGCACGTTGAGGAG GCTGAGAAGATGGGACTTGACTACATGGATGTTGAGTCCCTCaagaaaatgaacaagaacaagaagctTGTTAAGAAGCTTGCTAAGAAGTACCATGCTTTCTTGGCATCAGAGGCTATCATCAAGCAGATTCCCCGTCTCCTTGGCCCTGGTCTCAACAAGGCAG GCAAGTTCCCTACGCTGGTAACTCACCAGGAATCCCTGGAATCCAAGGTGAACGAGACTAAGGCTACAGTCAAGTTTCAGCTGAAGAAGGTCCTTTGCATGGGTGTCGCCGTCGGTAACTTGTCCATGGAGGAGAAGCAGATCCAGCAGAACATCCAAATGAGCGTCAACTTCCTTGTGTCCCTCCTGAAGAAGAATTGGCAGAAT GTGAGATGCCTGTACGTCAAGAGCACCATGGGGAAACCATACAGGGTGTTCTAA
- the LOC110437055 gene encoding 60S ribosomal protein L10a → MSKLQSEVLKDAISQIVGDAKEKNRKFTETVELQIGLKNYDPQKDKRFSGSVKLPHIPRPKMKVCMLGDAQHVEEAEKMGLDYMDVESLKKMNKNKKLVKKLAKKYHAFLASEAIIKQIPRLLGPGLNKAGKFPTLVTHQESLESKVNETKATVKFQLKKVLCMGVAVGNLSMEEKQIQQNIQMSVNFLVSLLKKNWQNVRCLYVKSTMGKPYRVF, encoded by the exons ATGAG TAAGTTGCAGTCCGAGGTTCTCAAGGATGCCATCTCTCAGATTGTTGGGGATGCCAAGGAGAAGAATAGGAAGTTCACCGAGACTGTTGAGCTTCAGATTGGTCTGAAGAATTATGATCCACAGAAGGACAAGCGTTTCAGTGGCTCTGTTAAGTTGCCCCACATCCCTCGTCCAAAGATGAAGGTGTGCATGCTTGGTGATGCCCAGCACGTTGAGGAG GCTGAGAAGATGGGACTTGACTACATGGATGTTGAGTCCCTCaagaaaatgaacaagaacaagaagctTGTTAAGAAGCTTGCCAAGAAGTACCATGCGTTTTTGGCATCAGAGGCCATCATCAAGCAGATTCCCCGTCTCCTTGGTCCTGGTCTTAACAAGGCAG GCAAGTTCCCTACGCTTGTTACTCACCAGGAGTCCCTGGAATCCAAGGTGAATGAGACGAAGGCTACTGTCAAGTTTCAGCTGAAGAAGGTCCTCTGCATGGGTGTCGCCGTCGGTAACTTGTCCATGGAGGAGAAGCAGATCCAGCAGAACATCCAAATGAGTGTGAACTTCCTTGTGTCCCTCCTGAAGAAGAACTGGCAGAAT GTGAGATGCCTTTACGTCAAGAGCACCATGGGGAAACCATACAGGGTGTTCTAA